In a single window of the Pirellulales bacterium genome:
- a CDS encoding 1-deoxy-D-xylulose-5-phosphate synthase, which translates to MSDRTLLAEIKSPLDLQELTEVQLEKLAHEMREVLCNLVTSRTAHFASNLGVVELCLALHTVFDFSRDRLIWDTGHQIYPHKLITGRYEQFDTIRMKGGLMGYPNPNESAYDLFMTGHAGSSISTALGLKSGDDLLGRPERHSVAVIGDGAFPSGIVFEAMNNAGGLKKKLLVILNDNKMSICPRVGGVAEYLDRLRMNRSYTGLKSSVVSILNKMPVVGDPVEKLLWQIKESVKAGLHGGMLLEEMGFRYVGPVDGHNIPALRRYLKMVKDVEGPVLLHVVTEKGHGFQPAAADPVYFHTPAPFQRAKETVITIQSTSTSAYTDIASRAIYDQMTKNPRVTVLTAAMCQGNKLEPIREAFPDRFFDTGICESHAVAFAAGQAKVGMRPIVDIYSTFLQRSFDQVFQEVSLQNLPVTFMLDRAGLTGPDGPTHHGGFDIGYMRLFPNMVVMAPGDASDLPEMLELALAFPGPTSIRYPKSNAEDAGALVPGDRAPVELGRAEVFEWGRDGVILACGTLLSNCMKAAATLQEQGLDVGVINARFIKPLDTEVIFKAIETSPFVLTVEEGALMTGFGSAVLEAASDAGLNTSHVARLGIPDRYIEHGERGELLADLHLDPAGIACKCRVLAERAGIAVESVHRRVS; encoded by the coding sequence ATGAGCGACCGAACTTTGCTCGCTGAAATCAAATCACCGCTCGATCTGCAAGAGCTGACCGAAGTTCAGTTGGAAAAGCTTGCGCATGAGATGCGCGAGGTGCTGTGCAATTTGGTGACGAGCCGGACGGCGCATTTTGCGTCCAACCTCGGCGTCGTGGAGTTGTGTCTTGCGTTGCACACGGTGTTCGACTTCAGCCGCGACCGGTTGATCTGGGATACGGGTCACCAGATCTATCCCCATAAACTGATTACGGGACGATACGAGCAATTTGATACGATTCGGATGAAAGGTGGCTTGATGGGCTACCCGAATCCGAACGAGAGCGCCTACGACCTGTTTATGACGGGCCATGCGGGCAGTAGCATTTCGACAGCGCTGGGTTTGAAGAGCGGCGACGACCTGCTGGGACGGCCCGAACGGCATAGCGTGGCCGTGATTGGCGATGGCGCGTTTCCGTCGGGCATCGTTTTTGAGGCGATGAACAATGCTGGCGGCCTGAAGAAGAAGCTGTTAGTCATTTTGAATGACAACAAGATGTCGATCTGCCCACGCGTCGGCGGCGTCGCAGAATACTTGGACCGGCTGCGAATGAACCGCTCCTACACTGGGCTGAAGTCGTCCGTGGTCAGCATCTTGAACAAAATGCCGGTTGTCGGCGATCCGGTTGAAAAGTTGCTCTGGCAAATTAAAGAATCGGTGAAAGCCGGGCTCCACGGCGGCATGCTCTTGGAAGAGATGGGCTTCCGCTACGTCGGTCCCGTCGATGGCCACAATATCCCGGCGCTGCGTCGCTATCTGAAAATGGTGAAGGACGTCGAAGGCCCCGTCTTGTTGCATGTTGTCACCGAAAAAGGGCACGGCTTTCAGCCCGCGGCAGCCGATCCCGTCTATTTCCATACCCCTGCGCCGTTTCAACGAGCCAAGGAAACGGTCATCACGATTCAATCAACTTCAACGAGTGCCTACACGGACATTGCCAGCCGCGCAATCTACGACCAGATGACAAAAAACCCGCGCGTTACCGTGTTGACCGCGGCAATGTGCCAAGGCAATAAACTCGAACCGATTCGCGAAGCGTTCCCCGATCGCTTTTTCGACACGGGCATTTGCGAATCGCACGCGGTTGCATTCGCGGCCGGACAGGCGAAAGTCGGCATGAGGCCGATCGTGGATATTTATAGTACGTTCCTGCAGCGCAGCTTCGACCAGGTGTTCCAAGAAGTTTCACTGCAAAACTTGCCGGTGACGTTCATGCTCGATCGCGCGGGCCTGACTGGCCCGGATGGCCCGACGCATCACGGCGGCTTCGATATTGGCTACATGCGACTGTTTCCCAATATGGTCGTGATGGCTCCTGGCGACGCAAGCGATTTGCCGGAAATGCTCGAGCTAGCTCTCGCGTTCCCAGGTCCGACTTCCATTCGCTATCCGAAGTCCAATGCCGAAGACGCCGGCGCATTGGTTCCTGGCGACCGTGCGCCGGTCGAACTTGGCCGGGCTGAAGTTTTTGAGTGGGGTCGCGACGGCGTGATTCTCGCCTGCGGCACGCTACTGTCGAACTGTATGAAAGCCGCCGCGACGCTCCAAGAGCAAGGGCTAGACGTCGGCGTCATCAACGCCCGCTTTATCAAGCCTCTGGACACCGAAGTCATTTTCAAAGCCATCGAAACCAGTCCGTTCGTGCTGACGGTCGAAGAAGGCGCGCTGATGACCGGTTTTGGCAGCGCCGTCCTCGAGGCAGCCTCCGACGCCGGCCTGAACACGTCGCACGTCGCCCGACTCGGCATTCCCGATCGTTACATCGAGCACGGCGAGCGGGGCGAACTGCTTGCCGATCTCCACCTCGATCCTGCGGGCATCGCTTGTAAATGCCGCGTACTCGCGGAGCGCGCGGGCATCGCCGTCGAATCGGTCCATCGCCGCGTCAGCTAG
- a CDS encoding NAD(+)/NADH kinase — protein sequence MSSRPRVLVLAYTQRPQIAAEAARLRPSIERIADVVLYDETFAADLSTVEADFSIVMGGDGSILRAAHQMGNRQLPVLGVNLGKLGFLADLTPDEMLQVLPQVAAGDYHTVEHLMFDFTLLRGEKIASQLLGLNEATIQTGAPFSLLEVQLYVDAELVTTYSCDGLIVSTPVGSTAHNLSAGGPILRKDLEAFVISPISPPTLTNRPVVDSADRVYEMVVAEPHEGTSVVVDGRLVGRLKPHDRVRVQRAEQKFKLIEVAGHNYYRTLREKLGWGGRLRYADGR from the coding sequence GTGAGTTCTCGTCCCCGCGTGCTCGTCCTCGCCTATACTCAGCGGCCTCAGATCGCCGCAGAAGCCGCGCGGCTTCGACCATCGATCGAGCGTATCGCCGACGTCGTCTTGTACGATGAAACCTTTGCGGCCGACCTCTCGACCGTCGAAGCCGACTTCTCGATCGTCATGGGGGGGGATGGCTCAATTTTGCGAGCCGCCCATCAAATGGGCAATCGCCAGCTTCCTGTCCTTGGAGTCAATCTGGGTAAACTGGGCTTCCTGGCCGATCTGACGCCTGACGAAATGCTGCAAGTGCTACCCCAGGTCGCGGCGGGGGACTACCACACGGTCGAACACTTGATGTTCGATTTCACGCTTCTCCGCGGCGAGAAAATTGCCTCTCAACTGCTCGGACTGAACGAAGCGACGATCCAGACCGGCGCTCCATTTTCACTGCTCGAAGTGCAACTTTACGTTGACGCAGAATTGGTCACGACCTATAGTTGCGACGGTTTGATCGTCAGTACGCCGGTCGGTTCGACGGCCCACAACCTGTCGGCGGGTGGACCGATATTGCGAAAAGATCTCGAAGCCTTCGTCATCTCGCCGATCAGTCCACCCACGCTAACGAATCGTCCGGTCGTCGATTCAGCCGACCGAGTGTATGAAATGGTCGTCGCCGAGCCACATGAGGGAACCTCGGTCGTCGTCGACGGCCGCTTGGTTGGCCGGCTGAAGCCGCACGATCGCGTTCGCGTACAGCGCGCCGAGCAGAAATTCAAATTGATTGAGGTCGCCGGCCACAACTACTATCGTACGCTGCGAGAAAAGCTCGGCTGGGGCGGGCGGCTGCGTTATGCCGACGGCCGCTGA
- a CDS encoding response regulator: MRVLIVDDDPVTLEILVENLRQFEYDVVSASDGREAFELIRTGQFRLVVSDWQMPHMSGLDLCREIRRRNWSGYIYFILLTTHGGVENVVCGLDAGADDFLTKPFHPEELRTRLRTGERILSLESRDLMIFAMAKLAESRDRDTGKHLERMREYSRILADELSRWPKYADTIDGDYVQRIYLTSPLHDIGKVGVPDAVLLKPGRLTPEEFDIMKRHTLLGGETLRSVAMARPEAQFLSMAYDIAIAHHERYDGGGYPKGLRGEEIPLSARIVALADVYDALTSKRIYKPAYSHSAARSIILNGATTQFDPDVVQAFQNREAEFMDIIGNFKDSPGEQAATSEEVAVEAEAVSAN, from the coding sequence ATGCGCGTCTTAATCGTGGACGACGATCCAGTGACCCTGGAAATTCTCGTCGAAAACCTCCGCCAATTCGAATACGACGTGGTTTCGGCCAGCGACGGCCGAGAGGCGTTCGAACTGATTCGCACCGGTCAGTTCCGGCTGGTGGTGTCCGATTGGCAGATGCCGCATATGAGCGGACTCGATTTGTGCCGCGAAATTCGCCGCCGCAACTGGAGCGGCTACATATATTTCATCTTGCTGACCACGCACGGCGGCGTGGAAAACGTGGTCTGTGGACTCGATGCAGGCGCCGACGATTTCCTCACTAAGCCGTTTCATCCGGAAGAACTTCGGACGAGGCTGCGCACCGGCGAGCGAATTTTGTCGTTGGAAAGCCGCGATCTGATGATCTTCGCGATGGCGAAACTTGCCGAATCGCGCGACCGCGATACGGGCAAGCATCTCGAACGAATGCGGGAATACAGCCGCATCCTGGCCGACGAACTCTCGCGCTGGCCGAAATATGCCGACACCATCGACGGCGATTATGTGCAGCGAATCTATTTGACCAGTCCGTTGCACGACATCGGCAAAGTCGGCGTCCCCGACGCCGTGCTGCTGAAGCCAGGACGTCTGACGCCCGAGGAATTCGACATCATGAAGCGCCACACGCTGCTGGGTGGCGAAACGTTACGATCGGTCGCGATGGCGCGCCCAGAAGCCCAATTCCTTTCGATGGCCTACGACATCGCCATCGCCCACCACGAACGCTACGACGGCGGCGGCTACCCGAAAGGGTTGCGCGGCGAAGAAATTCCATTGTCGGCGCGGATTGTCGCATTGGCCGACGTGTACGATGCGCTCACCAGCAAGCGGATTTATAAGCCCGCGTATAGCCATTCGGCCGCTCGCTCGATCATCCTCAATGGCGCCACCACCCAATTCGACCCCGACGTGGTTCAGGCCTTCCAAAACCGCGAAGCCGAATTCATGGACATCATCGGCAATTTCAAAGATTCGCCCGGCGAACAAGCGGCAACCAGCGAAGAAGTCGCCGTCGAAGCTGAAGCCGTTTCGGCAAATTGA
- a CDS encoding Hpt domain-containing protein — protein sequence MKNSETNEPAVFDLEALMDRCLHNRNLVDRVLTKFTNQVDADLAELEQTMTAGSAPDVARLAHRIKGMTASIEARAMCASASCCERAAMAAATEEFPARLACLRTERKRLFVAIENTQQEQLALSD from the coding sequence ATGAAAAACTCCGAAACCAACGAGCCGGCCGTATTCGACCTTGAAGCCCTGATGGACCGGTGTCTCCACAACCGGAACCTCGTCGATCGCGTCTTGACGAAGTTTACTAACCAGGTCGATGCCGATCTGGCGGAACTCGAGCAAACCATGACCGCCGGCAGCGCACCGGACGTGGCCAGGCTTGCCCACCGCATCAAGGGAATGACTGCCAGCATTGAAGCCCGCGCAATGTGCGCATCGGCGTCGTGCTGTGAACGCGCCGCCATGGCCGCCGCTACCGAAGAGTTTCCCGCGCGGCTCGCTTGCCTTCGAACCGAGCGCAAGCGGTTGTTTGTCGCGATCGAGAACACCCAACAAGAGCAGCTTGCCCTGAGTGATTAG
- a CDS encoding twin-arginine translocation signal domain-containing protein: protein MAGSFSRRNFVQRAAAGGALAGLGDFGFLSKLKPLAAAETKLPAGSVQFRPEIEPVVRLLEETPRESLLEEVGARIRHGLDYRDLLAALLLAGIRNVEPRPSVGFKFHAVLVVNSAHVASMSSPADHRWLPIFWAIDHFKAAQHEEQERKSPPYTMPAVDESKLPTAGKARKAFIAAMDAWDEAPADAAAAALARTAGTAGAFELLFRYGCRDFRSIGHKAIYTSNSWRTLACIGPEHAEPIVRSLAYAMLNREGDRPNDDAPADRPIKLNRELAAMFPADWRDGKLDDAATAEMLDALRTGSDEDACKLVAELLGRGIAPQSVWDALFVGAGELLMRQPGIVALHAVTSTNALHFAFETAADDETRRLLLLQNAAFLPLFRAAMTRRGKIADGRLDQLEANPADSAADAPQVIESIFSDVGGDSAMAARKVLGFLEAGGDPQQFIDAARLLVFLKGTNAHDYKFSSAILEDFYRVSPNWRNRYLASSVFNLRGSKSRDNALVQRTRTALKA from the coding sequence ATGGCTGGCAGTTTTTCTCGGCGCAACTTTGTCCAGCGGGCCGCGGCAGGCGGAGCCTTGGCCGGCTTGGGCGATTTTGGATTTCTCTCGAAGCTCAAACCGCTGGCGGCGGCGGAGACCAAGCTGCCGGCGGGCAGTGTGCAGTTTCGGCCGGAAATTGAACCCGTTGTACGACTGCTCGAAGAGACGCCGCGCGAATCGCTGCTGGAAGAAGTCGGCGCCCGGATTCGACACGGACTCGATTACCGCGATTTATTGGCCGCGCTGCTGCTGGCGGGTATACGCAATGTTGAGCCGCGTCCATCGGTCGGATTTAAGTTTCATGCCGTGCTGGTGGTAAACTCGGCTCACGTGGCGAGTATGTCGTCGCCGGCCGATCATCGTTGGCTGCCAATTTTCTGGGCGATCGATCATTTCAAGGCAGCGCAGCACGAAGAGCAAGAACGCAAATCGCCCCCCTACACGATGCCGGCGGTCGATGAATCAAAACTGCCGACGGCCGGCAAAGCACGCAAAGCGTTCATTGCGGCGATGGATGCCTGGGACGAGGCTCCTGCCGATGCGGCAGCCGCGGCATTGGCCCGCACGGCCGGCACGGCCGGAGCGTTTGAATTGTTGTTCCGCTATGGTTGTCGCGATTTTCGCTCGATCGGGCACAAAGCAATCTACACGTCGAACAGTTGGCGGACGCTCGCTTGCATTGGTCCCGAACACGCCGAACCGATCGTTCGCTCGCTCGCCTATGCAATGCTCAATCGCGAGGGAGATCGGCCCAACGACGATGCGCCGGCCGATCGGCCGATCAAACTCAACCGCGAACTGGCGGCAATGTTTCCCGCCGATTGGCGCGACGGCAAGCTGGACGACGCGGCGACCGCCGAGATGCTGGATGCCTTGCGCACCGGCAGCGACGAGGACGCCTGCAAACTCGTCGCTGAATTGCTCGGCCGTGGCATCGCGCCGCAATCGGTGTGGGACGCCTTGTTCGTTGGCGCAGGGGAACTGCTGATGCGTCAACCGGGCATCGTCGCCCTGCATGCGGTGACTTCGACCAATGCGCTGCATTTCGCGTTTGAGACGGCGGCCGACGACGAAACACGCCGCTTGTTGCTGCTGCAGAATGCCGCGTTTTTGCCGCTGTTTCGCGCAGCAATGACCCGTCGCGGAAAAATCGCCGATGGCCGCCTCGATCAACTGGAAGCGAACCCCGCGGATTCGGCGGCGGATGCGCCGCAAGTGATCGAGAGCATTTTCTCTGACGTGGGCGGCGACAGCGCGATGGCTGCCCGCAAAGTGCTGGGTTTCCTCGAAGCCGGCGGCGATCCTCAGCAATTCATCGACGCGGCCCGACTGCTCGTGTTCCTCAAAGGTACCAACGCGCACGACTACAAATTCAGCTCGGCGATCTTGGAAGATTTTTACCGCGTCTCACCGAATTGGCGAAACCGTTACCTTGCGTCGAGCGTATTCAACCTGCGAGGTTCGAAGTCTCGCGACAATGCGCTGGTGCAGCGCACCCGCACGGCGCTCAAAGCCTGA